The Rhodocytophaga rosea genome has a segment encoding these proteins:
- a CDS encoding chitobiase/beta-hexosaminidase C-terminal domain-containing protein: MSGLLIWLRQQPSAVYYSSLLVCAATLIVTGHLGAEITHGKGFLTEPLRKQFATQAIVIENPDSALVFRDVIQPILNEKCSSCHNTNKAKGELVVTDYESVVKGGESKDVMVAGDAGKSLLYKYALLPMEDSLHMPPKGKQQLDSEEITLIGWWINSGAKVNEQYVNLPKVDSIHPLMASRFKPRTGMDLLNISFADQDELKDLNTPYRTVQQLSATKPYVAVFLGSRNNFTPQDVSELKEVREQVVSIDLGNTNVKDSDLKALSEFPHLQKLHLQNNAIGDEGIKYLTNLPYLESLNLSGTHITTATLELIAGLKQLKKLFLYNTNVDEKQIAAIKKAKPALEIYNTKLNLSDSMYYAQLTIPQCKIDSTFFRGHATAEVKLSRGKVQYFYTLDGTEPTTTSSLYKGPLQVTKTSYLKLMAAMDGWKNSEVSTYSLLKLGIRPEAAYLETKPDPKYQAKMDTTLLDGKWGSLDNDDKEYLGYLGKDMQVDFALASPQTLSQLTVSYLEDIDKAIMPPVTIEVWGGASKNSLKKLAVLKSDFPKEKRPSSKGLLLANFEKQPLTSIRLIAKNSINLPAWHPLQKKSKAWIFVDEVSME, from the coding sequence ATGTCTGGCTTACTGATCTGGCTGCGGCAGCAACCTTCTGCTGTATACTATTCTTCGCTGCTGGTTTGTGCTGCTACACTCATTGTTACCGGACATTTGGGTGCCGAAATTACACATGGCAAAGGCTTTTTAACAGAACCCTTACGTAAGCAGTTTGCTACTCAGGCGATTGTAATTGAAAATCCGGATAGTGCCCTGGTATTCCGGGATGTAATCCAGCCAATTCTGAATGAAAAGTGTTCTTCCTGCCACAATACCAATAAAGCAAAAGGCGAACTGGTCGTAACCGATTATGAATCTGTGGTAAAAGGCGGCGAAAGCAAAGATGTAATGGTGGCAGGCGATGCCGGAAAAAGTTTGTTATACAAGTATGCGTTGCTGCCGATGGAAGATTCATTACATATGCCCCCGAAAGGCAAACAGCAGCTCGATTCTGAGGAGATTACCCTCATTGGCTGGTGGATCAATAGTGGCGCAAAAGTGAATGAACAATATGTGAATCTACCTAAAGTGGATAGTATTCATCCATTGATGGCATCGCGGTTTAAACCCAGAACAGGAATGGATCTGCTCAATATTTCATTTGCCGACCAGGATGAACTGAAAGACTTAAATACCCCTTACCGCACTGTTCAGCAACTGTCGGCGACCAAACCCTATGTAGCTGTTTTTCTGGGAAGCCGCAATAATTTTACACCTCAGGATGTAAGCGAACTTAAAGAAGTAAGGGAACAGGTGGTATCTATTGATCTGGGAAATACCAATGTGAAAGACAGTGACCTGAAAGCGCTGAGTGAGTTTCCACATTTGCAAAAATTGCATTTGCAGAATAATGCGATTGGAGATGAGGGTATTAAGTATCTTACTAACTTGCCTTACCTGGAAAGCCTGAACTTGTCTGGTACTCATATTACTACAGCCACATTAGAATTGATTGCTGGTTTAAAACAATTGAAGAAACTTTTTCTTTATAACACAAACGTAGACGAAAAACAGATTGCCGCTATAAAAAAAGCCAAACCTGCGCTGGAGATTTATAATACTAAGCTGAATCTGAGTGATAGTATGTATTATGCCCAGTTAACGATACCCCAGTGCAAAATTGACAGTACCTTTTTTCGTGGGCATGCCACAGCTGAGGTAAAATTATCCAGGGGCAAAGTACAATATTTTTATACGCTGGATGGCACTGAACCGACTACAACTTCGTCGCTATATAAAGGACCTTTACAAGTAACTAAAACCAGTTACCTAAAGCTGATGGCGGCAATGGATGGCTGGAAGAATAGTGAAGTGTCTACCTATTCCTTACTCAAATTAGGTATACGGCCAGAAGCAGCTTATCTGGAAACAAAACCAGATCCCAAATACCAGGCTAAAATGGACACTACGCTGCTGGATGGCAAATGGGGCAGTCTCGACAATGATGATAAAGAATACCTGGGCTATCTGGGAAAAGATATGCAGGTAGATTTTGCGCTTGCTTCTCCCCAGACATTGTCTCAACTCACTGTCAGTTACCTGGAAGATATAGACAAAGCGATTATGCCGCCTGTAACAATAGAAGTATGGGGCGGAGCCAGTAAAAATTCGCTGAAAAAACTCGCCGTGCTTAAATCTGATTTTCCGAAAGAGAAACGGCCTTCTTCCAAAGGTTTATTACTGGCAAATTTCGAAAAACAACCACTCACATCTATTCGTTTGATTGCTAAAAATAGCATCAACCTCCCAGCCTGGCATCCCCTCCAGAAAAAGTCCAAAGCCTGGATTTTTGTTGATGAAGTATCGATGGAGTAA
- a CDS encoding DUF2231 domain-containing protein, with protein sequence MNQFRQISVNLVWFLNILLLFLLAFEDKVALPAFLQVAGRMHPLLLHFPIALIFISLFLDWFFVRKQPENVALKEASTILFTISALCAALTALFGFFLYKEGGYQGAEIN encoded by the coding sequence ATGAATCAATTCCGACAAATAAGTGTAAATCTCGTCTGGTTCCTGAATATATTATTACTGTTTCTGCTGGCTTTCGAAGACAAAGTAGCCTTGCCTGCGTTTTTACAGGTAGCAGGGCGAATGCATCCCTTACTGCTTCATTTTCCGATTGCCCTTATTTTTATCAGCCTGTTCCTCGACTGGTTTTTCGTGCGGAAACAACCGGAAAATGTGGCATTAAAAGAGGCTAGTACAATACTTTTTACCATATCCGCCTTGTGTGCTGCCCTTACAGCCTTGTTTGGTTTTTTTCTGTATAAGGAAGGAGGGTATCAGGGTGCAGAAATTAACTGA